Sequence from the Mycobacterium florentinum genome:
CCAGAGCGGTTGCCACGACGGTGAACATCGCACCGGCGCCGTAGTGCTCCAAGATGGGAATCAGAACGAAAGGTGAAGCGCCACTGGATAACCGAGACAGCGAGTACGTCCATCCCACGGCCGTCGCGCGCACGCTGGTCGGGAAAATCTCCGCCTGATACACGTGATAGACGTTGGAAAAGATGTTGCTTGTCGCGGTGGTCAAGAAGCCGAACAGCACGATCAGGGCGACCGATGACTGCGTGGCGAACAACAGACCGAACACCGCGACGGCCACGATCGAGCCGACCAGCAGAAACTTGCGCTCGAACCTCGCCAACAGCGGGATCGCTATCAGGGAACCGATGGGATATCCCACAAACGACAACGCGCTGAACAGCATTGAGGACGTGACGTCGTAGCCCCGACTGACCAACACCAGCGCGGCCAGGGTGCCGAAGCCGTAGTAGCCGTAGGTCTGAAACAAGTGGAACACCGTCAGCATCGCCAACCGGCGGCTATACGGGGCCCGGCGCAACAACACCAGTCCCGATTGAGTTGGCCTCCCGACGCCGGCGCGGGTGGCGCCGGGAGGAGTACTGGTTTGCGCCGCAATCGCATTCGACCCGGCCGCAAAGATTTTCAGTGTCCGCTGCGCCTCCTCGAGCCTCCCCGCCGACGCAAGCCAGCGCGGCGACTCCGGCAACCAGCGGTTGAGGACGAACACGATGACGGCACCACCGGCGCCGAGGGCCAGTAGCCAGCGCCACCCCGCGATGCCCAGCGGCGAGTGCTGGGTCAACCACCACGCCAAAAATGCTGCGAACGGCACGGCGAGGAACGAACAGGTGTAGGCGTAGGAGGCCATCCGGCCCCGATGCTCTTTGGGCAAGACGTCGGCAAGGTAGGAGTCGGCCACCGGATATAACGCGCCGATCCCCACGCCGGCCAGGAATCGTGCGAGCACCAAGAACGCGGTGTCCGGCGCGAACGCGCCCGCCAGCGAGAAGGCCGAAAACCAGCTGAGCCCGACCAGGAACGCTTTGCGGCGACCTATCCGGTCGGCGAGCCGGCCGAAGACCGCGGCGCCGATGAACATGCCGATGAACGATGACGCCAGCACCAACTTGAGCGCGGTACCCCGGACACCGAAGTCGTGGCTGAGCGTGGCGCTCAGGGTGCTGGACAAAAAGATTTCGTACATCTCGAAGAACAGGCCGAGGCCTACCGCAACGACGACCTTGCGGTGCGCCGCCCCGACGGGCAGGCGATCCAATTGCGCACCGACAGAGTCGGTGGTCACTGCCGCGATCGGCGATGCGGTCATTCCTAGCCTCTCGTCATCGAGAGCCCGCTGCTGTCGCTACGGGTCTTACAACGTGGTTTGTCACTTGCATTGTGAGCCAAGCAACAGTGTCCGACTGTAGCGGCTCCGGTCACCGGATGGAAGGGGCTCT
This genomic interval carries:
- a CDS encoding MFS transporter → MTASPIAAVTTDSVGAQLDRLPVGAAHRKVVVAVGLGLFFEMYEIFLSSTLSATLSHDFGVRGTALKLVLASSFIGMFIGAAVFGRLADRIGRRKAFLVGLSWFSAFSLAGAFAPDTAFLVLARFLAGVGIGALYPVADSYLADVLPKEHRGRMASYAYTCSFLAVPFAAFLAWWLTQHSPLGIAGWRWLLALGAGGAVIVFVLNRWLPESPRWLASAGRLEEAQRTLKIFAAGSNAIAAQTSTPPGATRAGVGRPTQSGLVLLRRAPYSRRLAMLTVFHLFQTYGYYGFGTLAALVLVSRGYDVTSSMLFSALSFVGYPIGSLIAIPLLARFERKFLLVGSIVAVAVFGLLFATQSSVALIVLFGFLTTATSNIFSNVYHVYQAEIFPTSVRATAVGWTYSLSRLSSGASPFVLIPILEHYGAGAMFTVVATALAVVIAAVLMLGPRTSRRSLEEINPA